A stretch of the Nicotiana tabacum cultivar K326 chromosome 6, ASM71507v2, whole genome shotgun sequence genome encodes the following:
- the LOC107795571 gene encoding uncharacterized protein LOC107795571 isoform X1, with the protein MAYNNVVSEMGDVGYPLPARSVRRLLPLPMFLGLFLVFTLLLNSNSVSSYSSGGYWDFTCNNSTDMERGKLGPKNPGECSEEAKHLPVCECGFKILDSCFLSKSKMLEIEKGANDFNIPIIRSNRKLVASTDGGLHNPSCLVFNSAWKVQQLENEPNKKLNYPSPAAGIERPKSDEDIAFMSILELGQLLKANLITSVELTGIFLKRLKRYGPVLESVITITEELAYKQAKEADQLLAEGKYLGPLHGIPYGLKDIIAVPNYKTTWGSTSFKDQVLDIEAWVYKRLKSAGAVLVAKLVTGSLAYDDVWFGGRTRNPWNIKEYSTGSSAGPASCTSAGLVPFAIGSETTGSITYPASRCGVTALRPTFGAVGRTGVMSVAESLDKLGPFCRNAVDCVIVLDTIRGKDPDDVSSRDIPFSDPFSVDITKLTVGYLEDAEMEVVHVLQSKGVNMVPFNLSYTVDSAQGIVNFTMDVEMLAHFDKWQRSNLDDEYEAQDQWPIELRRARAVSAVDYLQAQRARGKLIQQVRESFIVDAFIGNATDWEKVCVGNLVGIPVVVVPTGFKKISDAPSNDTRRRTTITTGIYAPPGRDHIALALAMAYQSVTNHHKQRPPIDDLGPNDSIPDTQESL; encoded by the exons ATGGCCTATAATAACGTGGTGAGTGAAATGGGCGACGTGGGTTACCCACTTCCGGCACGTTCAGTTCGTCGGTTGTTGCCGTTGCCCATGTTTTTGGGGTTGTTTCTTGTATTTACTTTGTTGCTAAATAGCAACTCAGTTTCTTCATATTCATCAGGAGGATACTGGGATTTTACCTGCAACAATTCCACAGATATG GAAAGAGGGAAGTTGGGTCCTAAAAACCCCGGTGAATGCTCGGAAGAGGCCAAACATCTTCCAGTTTGTGAATGTGGATTCAAAATATTGGACTCCTGCTTCTTGAGTAAGTCTAAG atgcttgaaattgaaaaggGAGCAAATGACTTTAACATACCTATAATCAGATCCAACCGAAAGTTAGTTGCCTCTACTGATGGAGGTCTGCATAACCCTTCTTGTTTAGTCTTCAATTCTGCATGGAAGGTCCAACAACTAGAAAATGAACCAAACAAAAAGCTCAATTATCCGTCACCTGCTGCTGGTATAGAAAGACCAAAAAGTGATGAGGATATTGCATTCATGAGT ATTCTTGAACTTGGGCAACTTCTCAAGGCAAATCTAATCACATCAGTGGAGCTGACTGGAATTTTCTTGAAGAGACTGAAGAG GTATGGTCCTGTCCTTGAATCCGTCATTACAATTACTGAAGAATTAGCATACAAACAAGCAAAAGAGGCTGATCAACTGCTTGCTGAAGGCAAATATTTGG GTCCTCTTCATGGTATTCCCTATGGTCTGAAGGACATCATAGCAGTACCCAACTATAAGACAACATGGGGTTCAACATCTTTTAAAGACCAAGTTCTTGATATTGAAGCTTGGGTCTATAAGAG GCTGAAATCTGCCGGAGCAGTTCTTGTTGCAAAGTTAGTAACTGGTTCTTTAGCATATGATGATGTCTGGTTTGGTGGTAGAACAAGAAACCCGTGGAATATAAAGGAATATTCTACGGGTTCATCAGCAGGGCCTGCTTCTTGCACCTCAGCAG GTTTGGTTCCATTTGCAATCGGTTCAGAAACTACCGGCTCTATTACCTATCCAGCTTCTCGCTGTGGCGTGACAGCGCTGCGGCCCACTTTTGGAGCTGTTGGTCGAACGGGTGTTATGAGCGTAGCTGAAAGCTTG GATAAATTAGGCCCTTTTTGTAGAAATGCTGTGGATTGTGTGATTGTTCTGGATACCATTCGGGGAAAGGACCCAGATGATGTTTCATCCAGAGATATACCCTTTAGTGATCCATTCTCAGTTGATATCACAAAACTCACTGTTGGATATCTTGAGGATGCTGAGATGGAA GTTGTTCATGTACTTCAATCAAAGGGAGTGAATATGGTCCCGTTTAACCTAAGTTACACTGTTGATTCTGCCCAAGGTATCGTCAATTTCACAATGGATGTTGAGATGCTGGCTCACTTCGACAAATGGCAGCGCTCAAATCTGGATGATGAATATGAAGCCCAAGATCAGTGGCCTATTGAACTTCGCCGAGCACGTGCCGTATCTGCGGTTGACTATCTTCAG GCACAAAGAGCTAGAGGTAAATTGATTCAGCAAGTGAGAGAAAGTTTCATAGTTGACGCGTTTATTGGAAATGCAACTGATTGGGAGAAAGTTTGTGTTGGCAATCTTGTGGGTATCCCAGTAGTAGTTGTTCCAACAGGATTTAAAAAAATATCCGATGCACCATCAAATGATACTCGCAGGAGAACAACAATCACTACAGGCATATATGCTCCTCCAGGCCGTGATCATATT GCATTAGCTTTAGCAATGGCTTATCAATCAGTCACCAATCATCATAAGCAGCGGCCACCAATTGATGACCTTGGGCCGAATGATTCTA
- the LOC107795571 gene encoding uncharacterized protein LOC107795571 isoform X2, whose product MERGKLGPKNPGECSEEAKHLPVCECGFKILDSCFLSKSKMLEIEKGANDFNIPIIRSNRKLVASTDGGLHNPSCLVFNSAWKVQQLENEPNKKLNYPSPAAGIERPKSDEDIAFMSILELGQLLKANLITSVELTGIFLKRLKRYGPVLESVITITEELAYKQAKEADQLLAEGKYLGPLHGIPYGLKDIIAVPNYKTTWGSTSFKDQVLDIEAWVYKRLKSAGAVLVAKLVTGSLAYDDVWFGGRTRNPWNIKEYSTGSSAGPASCTSAGLVPFAIGSETTGSITYPASRCGVTALRPTFGAVGRTGVMSVAESLDKLGPFCRNAVDCVIVLDTIRGKDPDDVSSRDIPFSDPFSVDITKLTVGYLEDAEMEVVHVLQSKGVNMVPFNLSYTVDSAQGIVNFTMDVEMLAHFDKWQRSNLDDEYEAQDQWPIELRRARAVSAVDYLQAQRARGKLIQQVRESFIVDAFIGNATDWEKVCVGNLVGIPVVVVPTGFKKISDAPSNDTRRRTTITTGIYAPPGRDHIALALAMAYQSVTNHHKQRPPIDDLGPNDSIPDTQESL is encoded by the exons ATG GAAAGAGGGAAGTTGGGTCCTAAAAACCCCGGTGAATGCTCGGAAGAGGCCAAACATCTTCCAGTTTGTGAATGTGGATTCAAAATATTGGACTCCTGCTTCTTGAGTAAGTCTAAG atgcttgaaattgaaaaggGAGCAAATGACTTTAACATACCTATAATCAGATCCAACCGAAAGTTAGTTGCCTCTACTGATGGAGGTCTGCATAACCCTTCTTGTTTAGTCTTCAATTCTGCATGGAAGGTCCAACAACTAGAAAATGAACCAAACAAAAAGCTCAATTATCCGTCACCTGCTGCTGGTATAGAAAGACCAAAAAGTGATGAGGATATTGCATTCATGAGT ATTCTTGAACTTGGGCAACTTCTCAAGGCAAATCTAATCACATCAGTGGAGCTGACTGGAATTTTCTTGAAGAGACTGAAGAG GTATGGTCCTGTCCTTGAATCCGTCATTACAATTACTGAAGAATTAGCATACAAACAAGCAAAAGAGGCTGATCAACTGCTTGCTGAAGGCAAATATTTGG GTCCTCTTCATGGTATTCCCTATGGTCTGAAGGACATCATAGCAGTACCCAACTATAAGACAACATGGGGTTCAACATCTTTTAAAGACCAAGTTCTTGATATTGAAGCTTGGGTCTATAAGAG GCTGAAATCTGCCGGAGCAGTTCTTGTTGCAAAGTTAGTAACTGGTTCTTTAGCATATGATGATGTCTGGTTTGGTGGTAGAACAAGAAACCCGTGGAATATAAAGGAATATTCTACGGGTTCATCAGCAGGGCCTGCTTCTTGCACCTCAGCAG GTTTGGTTCCATTTGCAATCGGTTCAGAAACTACCGGCTCTATTACCTATCCAGCTTCTCGCTGTGGCGTGACAGCGCTGCGGCCCACTTTTGGAGCTGTTGGTCGAACGGGTGTTATGAGCGTAGCTGAAAGCTTG GATAAATTAGGCCCTTTTTGTAGAAATGCTGTGGATTGTGTGATTGTTCTGGATACCATTCGGGGAAAGGACCCAGATGATGTTTCATCCAGAGATATACCCTTTAGTGATCCATTCTCAGTTGATATCACAAAACTCACTGTTGGATATCTTGAGGATGCTGAGATGGAA GTTGTTCATGTACTTCAATCAAAGGGAGTGAATATGGTCCCGTTTAACCTAAGTTACACTGTTGATTCTGCCCAAGGTATCGTCAATTTCACAATGGATGTTGAGATGCTGGCTCACTTCGACAAATGGCAGCGCTCAAATCTGGATGATGAATATGAAGCCCAAGATCAGTGGCCTATTGAACTTCGCCGAGCACGTGCCGTATCTGCGGTTGACTATCTTCAG GCACAAAGAGCTAGAGGTAAATTGATTCAGCAAGTGAGAGAAAGTTTCATAGTTGACGCGTTTATTGGAAATGCAACTGATTGGGAGAAAGTTTGTGTTGGCAATCTTGTGGGTATCCCAGTAGTAGTTGTTCCAACAGGATTTAAAAAAATATCCGATGCACCATCAAATGATACTCGCAGGAGAACAACAATCACTACAGGCATATATGCTCCTCCAGGCCGTGATCATATT GCATTAGCTTTAGCAATGGCTTATCAATCAGTCACCAATCATCATAAGCAGCGGCCACCAATTGATGACCTTGGGCCGAATGATTCTA